A genomic window from Sulfurospirillum diekertiae includes:
- a CDS encoding F0F1 ATP synthase subunit A gives MGEMFTFLGLINHTHDFIFVSHVLLVGVISLALAKLATSKMQLVPSGVQNVMEAYLESVVSMGKDVIGEELARKYLPLVATIGLMVFIANVIGIIPGFESPTGNLNMTLALALMVFVYYNYEGIRVNGVVHYFAHFMGPLKVLAPLMFPIEVVSHFSRIVSLTFRLFGNIKGDDLFLAVVLMLAPWIAPLPAYALLTFSAFLQTFIFMILTYVYLAGAVLISEEH, from the coding sequence ATGGGCGAAATGTTTACATTTTTAGGTCTTATTAACCACACTCATGACTTCATCTTTGTATCACATGTTTTATTGGTTGGTGTTATCAGTCTTGCCTTGGCAAAACTGGCAACGTCTAAAATGCAACTGGTACCAAGTGGTGTTCAAAATGTCATGGAAGCATATCTTGAGAGTGTCGTCTCTATGGGTAAAGACGTCATTGGAGAAGAATTGGCGCGTAAATATCTACCATTAGTAGCTACTATTGGTTTAATGGTATTTATTGCAAACGTTATTGGTATTATTCCTGGTTTCGAATCACCTACGGGTAACCTTAATATGACATTAGCACTTGCATTGATGGTGTTTGTCTATTATAATTACGAAGGTATCCGTGTAAACGGTGTTGTTCATTATTTTGCACACTTTATGGGACCATTGAAAGTTTTAGCACCTTTGATGTTTCCTATCGAAGTTGTTTCACACTTTTCAAGAATTGTCTCTTTAACCTTCCGACTTTTTGGAAACATTAAAGGTGACGATCTTTTCTTAGCAGTTGTTTTGATGCTTGCTCCTTGGATAGCACCACTTCCTGCGTATGCGCTTTTAACATTCTCTGCATTCTTGCAGACATTTATTTTTATGATCTTAACATACGTTTATCTTGCAGGTGCTGTTTTAATTAGCGAAGAGCACTAA
- a CDS encoding thiamine phosphate synthase, which translates to MIKHYLITDPAFYTSNPEEVVQKLLHVKTKYQPDYICLRDKITSDYASLSKAVANAFLQDAKTKLYLHTDFRLAHALGCNGVHLPSTALHVIEKAKALGLEVIVSTHTLEEIEEAEKRGADAITFSPIFATPNKGKPLGLEKLKEINDRINIKCFALGGIINIEQVKACEEIGVYGFASIRFFLD; encoded by the coding sequence ATGATCAAACACTATCTCATCACTGATCCTGCTTTTTATACTTCCAATCCCGAAGAGGTTGTTCAAAAACTTTTACATGTAAAGACAAAATATCAGCCTGACTATATCTGTCTCCGCGATAAAATAACCTCAGATTATGCCTCCCTTTCCAAAGCTGTCGCAAACGCTTTCTTGCAAGATGCAAAAACGAAACTGTATTTGCATACTGATTTTAGATTAGCGCATGCATTAGGATGTAATGGTGTACATTTACCTTCTACTGCGTTACATGTCATTGAAAAAGCGAAAGCCTTAGGTTTAGAAGTGATTGTAAGTACGCATACCTTAGAGGAAATAGAAGAAGCTGAAAAAAGAGGAGCGGATGCAATCACATTTAGTCCAATTTTTGCGACGCCCAATAAGGGAAAACCGCTTGGTTTAGAGAAGTTAAAAGAAATAAATGATAGAATTAACATTAAATGTTTTGCGCTTGGTGGCATCATCAACATAGAACAAGTGAAAGCTTGTGAAGAGATTGGTGTATACGGTTTTGCCTCAATTCGCTTTTTTTTAGATTAA
- the gatB gene encoding Asp-tRNA(Asn)/Glu-tRNA(Gln) amidotransferase subunit GatB, producing MKFEVVIGLEVHAQLNTKTKIFCSCPTSFGDEPNTNVCEVCLGLPGSLPVLNKEAVKKAIALGTAINATINQKSIFNRKNYFYPDLPKGYQISQFEIPIVEAGEIYIDFEDGTTKRIGVTRAHLEEDAGKNIHHGSVSHVDLNRAGTPLLEIVSEPDMRSSEEAILYLKKLHAILRYLDISDANMQEGSFRCDANVSIRPKGDTKLYTRAEIKNLNSFKFIQKAIDYEVERQSNAWEDGVYEREVVQETRLYDIDKDETRSMRSKEDSAEYRYFPDPDLLPVLIPDDMLAECIQIPELPDQKRDRFLKEYGIKEYDANVITSSVEMAQFYETMIQEGAGAKNSVTWLTVELLARLSHGVTLTTSPVDAVKLASIVKRIEDGTISGKAAKEVLDYLMQNSTHVDDAIKKLGLKQVSDDGAILAIIDAIISVNADKVAEYRSGKDKLFGFFVGQTMKESKGTANPTKVNELLKSRLDV from the coding sequence ATGAAATTTGAAGTCGTTATTGGACTAGAAGTTCATGCTCAATTAAACACCAAAACCAAGATTTTTTGCAGTTGCCCCACCAGTTTTGGCGACGAACCCAATACCAATGTGTGTGAAGTCTGCTTAGGACTTCCAGGCTCACTGCCTGTTTTAAACAAAGAAGCGGTGAAAAAAGCTATCGCGCTTGGTACAGCTATCAATGCGACCATCAATCAAAAATCTATTTTTAACCGTAAAAATTACTTCTATCCCGATCTTCCAAAAGGGTATCAAATCAGCCAATTTGAGATACCTATTGTTGAAGCGGGTGAAATTTATATTGACTTTGAAGATGGTACAACAAAACGTATTGGTGTCACACGCGCGCACCTTGAAGAAGATGCTGGAAAGAATATCCATCATGGTAGTGTCTCTCATGTAGATTTAAATCGCGCGGGTACACCACTTCTTGAGATCGTTAGTGAACCCGATATGAGAAGCAGTGAAGAGGCAATTTTGTACCTTAAAAAATTGCATGCGATTTTGCGTTACCTCGACATCAGTGATGCAAATATGCAAGAGGGAAGTTTCCGCTGTGATGCGAACGTTTCCATTCGCCCCAAAGGTGATACGAAGCTTTATACTAGAGCAGAGATTAAAAACCTAAACTCATTTAAGTTTATTCAAAAAGCGATTGATTATGAAGTTGAACGTCAAAGTAATGCATGGGAAGATGGCGTGTATGAACGAGAAGTGGTTCAAGAAACGCGTCTTTATGACATTGATAAAGACGAAACACGCAGTATGCGTTCAAAAGAAGACAGTGCAGAGTATCGCTATTTCCCAGATCCTGACCTATTGCCAGTGCTTATTCCTGATGATATGCTCGCAGAGTGTATCCAAATTCCAGAACTCCCCGATCAAAAGCGTGATCGTTTCCTTAAAGAGTATGGTATTAAAGAGTACGATGCCAATGTAATTACATCCAGTGTTGAAATGGCTCAATTTTATGAGACAATGATCCAGGAGGGTGCAGGAGCCAAGAACTCTGTGACATGGCTCACCGTAGAGCTTTTAGCACGTTTGAGTCATGGTGTGACCCTTACCACTTCACCTGTTGATGCCGTAAAACTAGCCTCTATTGTCAAACGTATTGAAGATGGTACTATTAGCGGCAAAGCGGCAAAAGAGGTTCTTGATTATTTGATGCAAAATAGTACCCATGTTGATGACGCCATTAAAAAACTTGGACTGAAACAAGTAAGTGATGATGGTGCAATTTTGGCAATTATTGATGCCATTATCAGTGTCAATGCTGATAAAGTAGCAGAGTATAGAAGTGGTAAAGATAAACTTTTTGGTTTCTTTGTAGGACAAACGATGAAAGAGAGCAAAGGGACTGCAAATCCTACAAAAGTGAATGAACTTTTAAAATCTAGACTTGATGTATAA
- a CDS encoding glycoside hydrolase family 3 N-terminal domain-containing protein — MMFKLLLSCFFFSTLMYAKTPSLEEMIAQMIVIGFEGVKEGDKWVDQIAKDIKREKIGGILLTDKNIQNPAQLKKLNDYLKAEAPKGLPLIVAVEQEGGENSILSAKKGFSEIPSAARLFKTKDIAEAEDLYKKLSRDLTKAGINVDLAPVLDLQPKRDNLDNPKVQRSYSSYEEIVTTYAMLLINALYADGVTPVVKYFPTAGANLWNNFSSEEDVTNTWRFEQLKPYYDLIAFGKMDAVLISHIMQKEIDPKNPALFSKLLIQGLLRDKMHFEGVVFADNFRTSSISSSIDFKQRIIRSIDAGVDIIIMPNYFSENASTPLTIQKIITDAIKNGELSEERIAISYERINLFKQKLLKRGSHVN, encoded by the coding sequence ATGATGTTTAAGCTTCTCCTTTCCTGCTTTTTTTTCTCCACGCTAATGTATGCAAAAACACCTTCGCTCGAAGAGATGATTGCTCAAATGATTGTGATTGGTTTTGAAGGGGTAAAAGAAGGCGATAAATGGGTGGATCAGATTGCTAAAGATATTAAGCGCGAAAAAATTGGTGGAATTCTTTTAACCGATAAAAATATCCAAAATCCAGCACAACTGAAAAAACTCAATGATTATTTAAAAGCTGAAGCACCAAAAGGATTGCCACTGATTGTTGCTGTCGAACAAGAGGGTGGTGAAAATAGTATATTGAGTGCTAAAAAAGGGTTTAGTGAAATTCCTTCTGCTGCTAGACTTTTTAAGACAAAAGATATTGCTGAGGCGGAAGATCTTTATAAAAAATTGAGCAGAGATCTTACAAAAGCAGGTATTAATGTAGATCTTGCACCGGTTTTAGATCTTCAACCTAAACGAGATAATCTCGATAACCCTAAGGTGCAACGCAGCTACTCTAGTTATGAAGAAATTGTGACAACCTATGCAATGCTTTTAATCAATGCTCTCTATGCGGATGGTGTGACACCTGTTGTGAAGTATTTTCCTACGGCGGGCGCTAATCTTTGGAATAATTTTTCCAGCGAAGAAGATGTAACGAATACATGGCGCTTTGAGCAGCTCAAACCCTATTATGATTTAATTGCTTTTGGAAAAATGGATGCTGTTTTGATCTCACATATTATGCAAAAAGAGATTGATCCTAAAAACCCAGCACTATTTTCAAAATTGCTTATTCAAGGATTGCTTAGAGATAAAATGCATTTTGAGGGAGTTGTCTTTGCTGATAATTTCCGAACAAGCTCAATTTCCAGCAGTATTGATTTTAAACAGCGTATTATTCGAAGTATTGATGCAGGAGTTGATATTATCATTATGCCTAATTATTTCTCTGAAAATGCGAGCACTCCTTTGACAATTCAAAAAATTATTACAGATGCTATTAAGAATGGTGAATTAAGCGAGGAGCGTATAGCGATTTCTTATGAGCGCATTAATCTTTTCAAACAAAAACTATTAAAGAGAGGAAGCCATGTTAATTAA
- a CDS encoding NAD(P)H-dependent glycerol-3-phosphate dehydrogenase produces MSIAVIGAGKWGQALQFALSRNFTCKITSRQQKPIENFVSLEEALACQYLIFALPAQVVRGWLETHFSFSGQKILVAAKGIEQGSGAFLNEIFANFVPEDHLSFLSGPSFASEVIQGLPTALVINSTNEILAKEFASFFPSFIKTYTSKDVIGAEVCGAYKNVLAIASGICDGLRLGNNARASLIARGLVEMRRFGKYFGAQDETFLGLSGAGDLFLTASSTLSRNYRVGLFLAEGKKLEDILIALGEVAEGVFTSEAIFELSLKHTIYTPIAHEIALILKGKEPRISVKDLLAD; encoded by the coding sequence GTGAGCATAGCAGTTATTGGGGCGGGGAAATGGGGGCAAGCACTTCAGTTTGCGCTCTCTCGCAATTTTACATGTAAGATTACTTCGCGCCAACAAAAACCTATTGAAAATTTTGTAAGCCTTGAAGAAGCATTAGCCTGTCAATATCTCATTTTTGCACTTCCTGCACAAGTGGTTCGCGGTTGGTTGGAAACGCATTTTAGCTTTAGTGGTCAAAAGATTTTGGTTGCTGCTAAAGGAATCGAGCAGGGAAGTGGGGCATTTTTAAATGAAATTTTTGCAAATTTTGTTCCTGAAGATCATCTCAGCTTCCTCTCAGGTCCTTCGTTTGCAAGTGAAGTGATACAAGGGCTTCCTACCGCTCTTGTCATCAATTCTACTAATGAAATACTTGCTAAAGAGTTTGCTTCATTTTTCCCTTCATTTATCAAAACTTATACTTCAAAAGATGTTATTGGTGCAGAAGTCTGTGGTGCTTATAAAAATGTTCTCGCCATTGCCAGCGGTATTTGTGATGGATTAAGGTTGGGAAATAACGCAAGGGCTAGTTTAATCGCCAGAGGGCTTGTGGAGATGCGCCGTTTTGGTAAGTATTTTGGAGCACAGGATGAAACTTTTTTAGGTTTGAGTGGCGCAGGCGATCTGTTTTTAACAGCTTCCAGTACACTTTCACGTAATTACCGTGTGGGTCTTTTTTTAGCTGAAGGCAAAAAACTTGAAGATATTTTGATCGCTCTTGGTGAAGTTGCTGAAGGTGTTTTTACCTCTGAAGCCATTTTTGAGCTCTCTTTGAAACATACCATTTATACACCCATTGCGCATGAAATAGCATTGATCCTCAAAGGTAAAGAGCCTCGTATCAGTGTTAAAGATTTATTGGCTGATTGA